A region of the Deltaproteobacteria bacterium genome:
CGATCCGGGCCCCGTTCCGCCACCTCGAGAAAGCCGCCGTGATCCGTCGCGGCCGCGACCTGCCGCTCGCGCTCACGCTCTCCTGCGCGCGCCCGCGCGGGCTCCGCCACTGCGGCCGGTGCACCAAGTGCGCCGAGCGGCGGCACGCCTTCGCGGCGGCGGGCGTGCCCGACCCGACGAGGTACGTGGGATGATCGGCTACGTCGTGCGGCGCGTCCTGCGCGC
Encoded here:
- a CDS encoding 7-cyano-7-deazaguanine synthase; translated protein: IRAPFRHLEKAAVIRRGRDLPLALTLSCARPRGLRHCGRCTKCAERRHAFAAAGVPDPTRYVG